A portion of the Bubalus kerabau isolate K-KA32 ecotype Philippines breed swamp buffalo chromosome 1, PCC_UOA_SB_1v2, whole genome shotgun sequence genome contains these proteins:
- the CRB3 gene encoding protein crumbs homolog 3 isoform X2, translated as MASPSLELLLALGLPLLLARWGRVGGQVSTTSTSVNTTTTPSGPSPGSNGGLSQEATTAIIVVFSLLAAVLLAVGLALLVRKLREKRQTEGTYRPSSEEQFSHAAEARPPQDSKETVRGCLPI; from the exons ATGGCGAGCCCGAGCCTGGAGCTGCTTCTGGCGCTCGGCCTGCCACTGCTGCTGGCCCGCTGGGGCCGGGTCGGGGGGCAAG TTTCTACGACCTCCACAAGTGTGAACACCACCACTACTCCCTCTGGCCCCAGCCCTGGTTCCAATGGAGGCCTG tcaCAGGAGGCCACCACCGCCATCATCGTGGTTTTCTCTCTCCTGGCTGCCGTGCTCCTGGCTGTGGGTCTGGCCCTGCTGGTTCGGAAGCTACGGGAGAAGAGGCAAACGGAGGGCACCTACCGGCCCAGCAGTGAGGAGCAG tTCTCCCACGCAGCTGAGGCCCGGCCTCCCCAGGACTCCAAGGAGACGGTGCGGGGCTGCCTGCCCATCTAG
- the CRB3 gene encoding protein crumbs homolog 3 isoform X1, whose protein sequence is MASPSLELLLALGLPLLLARWGRVGGQAVSTTSTSVNTTTTPSGPSPGSNGGLSQEATTAIIVVFSLLAAVLLAVGLALLVRKLREKRQTEGTYRPSSEEQFSHAAEARPPQDSKETVRGCLPI, encoded by the exons ATGGCGAGCCCGAGCCTGGAGCTGCTTCTGGCGCTCGGCCTGCCACTGCTGCTGGCCCGCTGGGGCCGGGTCGGGGGGCAAG CAGTTTCTACGACCTCCACAAGTGTGAACACCACCACTACTCCCTCTGGCCCCAGCCCTGGTTCCAATGGAGGCCTG tcaCAGGAGGCCACCACCGCCATCATCGTGGTTTTCTCTCTCCTGGCTGCCGTGCTCCTGGCTGTGGGTCTGGCCCTGCTGGTTCGGAAGCTACGGGAGAAGAGGCAAACGGAGGGCACCTACCGGCCCAGCAGTGAGGAGCAG tTCTCCCACGCAGCTGAGGCCCGGCCTCCCCAGGACTCCAAGGAGACGGTGCGGGGCTGCCTGCCCATCTAG
- the CRB3 gene encoding protein crumbs homolog 3 isoform X3 produces the protein MASPSLELLLALGLPLLLARWGRVGGQVSTTSTSVNTTTTPSGPSPGSNGGLSQEATTAIIVVFSLLAAVLLAVGLALLVRKLREKRQTEGTYRPSSEEQVGARAPPPPNLKLPPEERLI, from the exons ATGGCGAGCCCGAGCCTGGAGCTGCTTCTGGCGCTCGGCCTGCCACTGCTGCTGGCCCGCTGGGGCCGGGTCGGGGGGCAAG TTTCTACGACCTCCACAAGTGTGAACACCACCACTACTCCCTCTGGCCCCAGCCCTGGTTCCAATGGAGGCCTG tcaCAGGAGGCCACCACCGCCATCATCGTGGTTTTCTCTCTCCTGGCTGCCGTGCTCCTGGCTGTGGGTCTGGCCCTGCTGGTTCGGAAGCTACGGGAGAAGAGGCAAACGGAGGGCACCTACCGGCCCAGCAGTGAGGAGCAGGTGGGTGCCCGAGCTCCACCGCCCCCCAACCTCAAGCTGCCGCCTGAGGAGCGGCTCATCTGA
- the SLC25A23 gene encoding mitochondrial adenyl nucleotide antiporter SLC25A23 isoform X2, whose amino-acid sequence MRGGPGEAERRQRWGRLFEELDSNKDGRVDIRELRQGLARLGGGDPDRGAQQGISPEGDTDPDGSLDLEEFILYLQEREQRLLLLFHSLDRNQDGQIDVSEIQQSFRALGISISLEQAEKILHSMDRDGTMTIDWQEWRDHFLLHSLENVEDVLYFWKHSTVLDIGECLTVPDEFSEQEKLTGMWWKQLVAGAVAGAVSRTGTAPLDRLKVFMQVHASKTNQLNILGGLRSMIQEGGVRSLWRGNGINVLKIAPESAIKFMAYEQIKRAIRGQQETLHVQERFVAGSLAGATAQTIIYPMEVLKTRLTLRRTGQYKGLLDCAWQILEREGPHAFYRGYLPNVLGIIPYAGIDLAVYETLKNRWLQQYSHDSADPGILVLLACGTISSTCGQIASYPLALVRTRMQAQASIEGAPQLSMLGLLRHILSQEGVRGLYRGIAPNFMKVIPAVSISYVVYENMKQALGVTSRSPALNWRILDPLLRVLDLQAQPLDSGSQETSATVS is encoded by the exons ATGCGGGGGGGCCCGGGCGAGGCCGAGCGGCGTCAGCGCTGGGGTCGCCTCTTCGAAGAGCTGGACAGTAACAAGGATGGTCGCGTGGACATCCGCGAGTTGCGCCAGGGACTGGCCCGGCTGGGCGGGGGCGATCCGGACCGCGGCGCCCAACAG GGCATCTCCCCTGAGGGTGACACTGACCCAGATGGCAGCCTTGACCTGGAGGAGTTTATCCTCTACCTGCAGGAGCGGGAACAGCGCCTTCTACTTCTGTTCCACAGTCTGGACCGGAATCAGGATG GTCAGATTGACGTCTCTGAGATCCAGCAGAGTTTCCGAGCCCTgggtatttccatctctctggAACAGGCAGAGAAAATCCTGCACAG caTGGACCGTGATGGCACCATGACCATTGACTGGCAGGAGTGGCGTGACCACTTCCTGTTGCATTCACTGGAGAACGTGGAAGATGTGCTGTATTTCTGGAAGCATTCCACG GTCCTGGATATTGGTGAGTGCCTGACTGTCCCGGATGAGTTCTCGGAGCAGGAGAAGCTGACTGGCATGTGGTGGAAGCAGCTGGTGGCGGGCGCGGTGGCGGGGGCTGTGTCCCGGACAGGCACAGCCCCTCTGGACCGCCTCAAGGTCTTCATGCAG GTCCACGCCTCTAAGACCAACCAGCTGAACATCCTGGGGGGCCTCCGGAGCATGATCCAAGAGGGGGGCGTGCGCTCCCTATGGCGTGGCAATGGGATTAATGTGCTCAAGATTGCACCTGAGTCGGCAATCAAGTTCATGGCCTATGAGCAG ATCAAGCGGGCCATCCGGGGGCAACAGGAGACACTGCATGTGCAGGAGCGCTTTGTGGCTGGCTCCCTGGCTGGTGCCACAGCCCAAACCATCATCTACCCCATGGAG GTGCTGAAGACACGGCTGACCCTTCGCCGGACGGGCCAGTACAAGGGACTGCTGGACTGCGCGTGGCAGATCCTGGAGAGAGAAGGGCCCCATGCCTTCTACCGTGGCTACCTGCCCAACGTCCTGGGCATCATCCCATACGCGGGCATCGACCTGGCCGTCTACGAG accctgaagAACCGGTGGCTCCAGCAGTATAGCCACGACTCAGCTGACCCGGGCATCCTCGTCCTCCTGGCCTGTGGCACCATCTCCAGCACGTGCGGCCAGATAGCCAGCTACCCACTGGCCCTGGTCCGGACCCGCATGCAGGCCCAAG cctccattGAGGGAGCCCCCCAGCTCTCCATGCTGGGTCTCCTCCGTCACATCCTATCCCAGGAGGGCGTGCGGGGCCTCTACCGGGGCATTGCCCCCAACTTCATGAAGGTTATCCCTGCTGTGAGCATCTCCTATGTGGTCTACGAGAACATGAAGCAGGCCCTGGGGGTCACGTCCAG ATCCCCAGCCCTAAACTGGCGGATCCTAGATCCTCTGCTTCGAGTCCTGGATCTCCAAGCTCAACCACTGGACTCTGGATCTCAAGAAACCTCAGCCACGGTATCCTGA
- the SLC25A23 gene encoding mitochondrial adenyl nucleotide antiporter SLC25A23 isoform X1 — MRGGPGEAERRQRWGRLFEELDSNKDGRVDIRELRQGLARLGGGDPDRGAQQGISPEGDTDPDGSLDLEEFILYLQEREQRLLLLFHSLDRNQDGQIDVSEIQQSFRALGISISLEQAEKILHSMDRDGTMTIDWQEWRDHFLLHSLENVEDVLYFWKHSTVLDIGECLTVPDEFSEQEKLTGMWWKQLVAGAVAGAVSRTGTAPLDRLKVFMQVHASKTNQLNILGGLRSMIQEGGVRSLWRGNGINVLKIAPESAIKFMAYEQIKRAIRGQQETLHVQERFVAGSLAGATAQTIIYPMEVLKTRLTLRRTGQYKGLLDCAWQILEREGPHAFYRGYLPNVLGIIPYAGIDLAVYETLKNRWLQQYSHDSADPGILVLLACGTISSTCGQIASYPLALVRTRMQAQASIEGAPQLSMLGLLRHILSQEGVRGLYRGIAPNFMKVIPAVSISYVVYENMKQALGVTSSCLRHRIQCPQALLDPRSPALNWRILDPLLRVLDLQAQPLDSGSQETSATVS; from the exons ATGCGGGGGGGCCCGGGCGAGGCCGAGCGGCGTCAGCGCTGGGGTCGCCTCTTCGAAGAGCTGGACAGTAACAAGGATGGTCGCGTGGACATCCGCGAGTTGCGCCAGGGACTGGCCCGGCTGGGCGGGGGCGATCCGGACCGCGGCGCCCAACAG GGCATCTCCCCTGAGGGTGACACTGACCCAGATGGCAGCCTTGACCTGGAGGAGTTTATCCTCTACCTGCAGGAGCGGGAACAGCGCCTTCTACTTCTGTTCCACAGTCTGGACCGGAATCAGGATG GTCAGATTGACGTCTCTGAGATCCAGCAGAGTTTCCGAGCCCTgggtatttccatctctctggAACAGGCAGAGAAAATCCTGCACAG caTGGACCGTGATGGCACCATGACCATTGACTGGCAGGAGTGGCGTGACCACTTCCTGTTGCATTCACTGGAGAACGTGGAAGATGTGCTGTATTTCTGGAAGCATTCCACG GTCCTGGATATTGGTGAGTGCCTGACTGTCCCGGATGAGTTCTCGGAGCAGGAGAAGCTGACTGGCATGTGGTGGAAGCAGCTGGTGGCGGGCGCGGTGGCGGGGGCTGTGTCCCGGACAGGCACAGCCCCTCTGGACCGCCTCAAGGTCTTCATGCAG GTCCACGCCTCTAAGACCAACCAGCTGAACATCCTGGGGGGCCTCCGGAGCATGATCCAAGAGGGGGGCGTGCGCTCCCTATGGCGTGGCAATGGGATTAATGTGCTCAAGATTGCACCTGAGTCGGCAATCAAGTTCATGGCCTATGAGCAG ATCAAGCGGGCCATCCGGGGGCAACAGGAGACACTGCATGTGCAGGAGCGCTTTGTGGCTGGCTCCCTGGCTGGTGCCACAGCCCAAACCATCATCTACCCCATGGAG GTGCTGAAGACACGGCTGACCCTTCGCCGGACGGGCCAGTACAAGGGACTGCTGGACTGCGCGTGGCAGATCCTGGAGAGAGAAGGGCCCCATGCCTTCTACCGTGGCTACCTGCCCAACGTCCTGGGCATCATCCCATACGCGGGCATCGACCTGGCCGTCTACGAG accctgaagAACCGGTGGCTCCAGCAGTATAGCCACGACTCAGCTGACCCGGGCATCCTCGTCCTCCTGGCCTGTGGCACCATCTCCAGCACGTGCGGCCAGATAGCCAGCTACCCACTGGCCCTGGTCCGGACCCGCATGCAGGCCCAAG cctccattGAGGGAGCCCCCCAGCTCTCCATGCTGGGTCTCCTCCGTCACATCCTATCCCAGGAGGGCGTGCGGGGCCTCTACCGGGGCATTGCCCCCAACTTCATGAAGGTTATCCCTGCTGTGAGCATCTCCTATGTGGTCTACGAGAACATGAAGCAGGCCCTGGGGGTCACGTCCAG CTGCCTCAGGCACCGGATCCAGTGTCCTCAGGCATTGCTGGATCCTAGATCCCCAGCCCTAAACTGGCGGATCCTAGATCCTCTGCTTCGAGTCCTGGATCTCCAAGCTCAACCACTGGACTCTGGATCTCAAGAAACCTCAGCCACGGTATCCTGA
- the SLC25A23 gene encoding mitochondrial adenyl nucleotide antiporter SLC25A23 isoform X3 — MRGGPGEAERRQRWGRLFEELDSNKDGRVDIRELRQGLARLGGGDPDRGAQQGISPEGDTDPDGSLDLEEFILYLQEREQRLLLLFHSLDRNQDGQIDVSEIQQSFRALGISISLEQAEKILHSMDRDGTMTIDWQEWRDHFLLHSLENVEDVLYFWKHSTVLDIGECLTVPDEFSEQEKLTGMWWKQLVAGAVAGAVSRTGTAPLDRLKVFMQVHASKTNQLNILGGLRSMIQEGGVRSLWRGNGINVLKIAPESAIKFMAYEQIKRAIRGQQETLHVQERFVAGSLAGATAQTIIYPMEVLKTRLTLRRTGQYKGLLDCAWQILEREGPHAFYRGYLPNVLGIIPYAGIDLAVYETLKNRWLQQYSHDSADPGILVLLACGTISSTCGQIASYPLALVRTRMQAQASIEGAPQLSMLGLLRHILSQEGVRGLYRGIAPNFMKVIPAVSISYVVYENMKQALGVTSRLITTPRAWPLSLRAGKQAI; from the exons ATGCGGGGGGGCCCGGGCGAGGCCGAGCGGCGTCAGCGCTGGGGTCGCCTCTTCGAAGAGCTGGACAGTAACAAGGATGGTCGCGTGGACATCCGCGAGTTGCGCCAGGGACTGGCCCGGCTGGGCGGGGGCGATCCGGACCGCGGCGCCCAACAG GGCATCTCCCCTGAGGGTGACACTGACCCAGATGGCAGCCTTGACCTGGAGGAGTTTATCCTCTACCTGCAGGAGCGGGAACAGCGCCTTCTACTTCTGTTCCACAGTCTGGACCGGAATCAGGATG GTCAGATTGACGTCTCTGAGATCCAGCAGAGTTTCCGAGCCCTgggtatttccatctctctggAACAGGCAGAGAAAATCCTGCACAG caTGGACCGTGATGGCACCATGACCATTGACTGGCAGGAGTGGCGTGACCACTTCCTGTTGCATTCACTGGAGAACGTGGAAGATGTGCTGTATTTCTGGAAGCATTCCACG GTCCTGGATATTGGTGAGTGCCTGACTGTCCCGGATGAGTTCTCGGAGCAGGAGAAGCTGACTGGCATGTGGTGGAAGCAGCTGGTGGCGGGCGCGGTGGCGGGGGCTGTGTCCCGGACAGGCACAGCCCCTCTGGACCGCCTCAAGGTCTTCATGCAG GTCCACGCCTCTAAGACCAACCAGCTGAACATCCTGGGGGGCCTCCGGAGCATGATCCAAGAGGGGGGCGTGCGCTCCCTATGGCGTGGCAATGGGATTAATGTGCTCAAGATTGCACCTGAGTCGGCAATCAAGTTCATGGCCTATGAGCAG ATCAAGCGGGCCATCCGGGGGCAACAGGAGACACTGCATGTGCAGGAGCGCTTTGTGGCTGGCTCCCTGGCTGGTGCCACAGCCCAAACCATCATCTACCCCATGGAG GTGCTGAAGACACGGCTGACCCTTCGCCGGACGGGCCAGTACAAGGGACTGCTGGACTGCGCGTGGCAGATCCTGGAGAGAGAAGGGCCCCATGCCTTCTACCGTGGCTACCTGCCCAACGTCCTGGGCATCATCCCATACGCGGGCATCGACCTGGCCGTCTACGAG accctgaagAACCGGTGGCTCCAGCAGTATAGCCACGACTCAGCTGACCCGGGCATCCTCGTCCTCCTGGCCTGTGGCACCATCTCCAGCACGTGCGGCCAGATAGCCAGCTACCCACTGGCCCTGGTCCGGACCCGCATGCAGGCCCAAG cctccattGAGGGAGCCCCCCAGCTCTCCATGCTGGGTCTCCTCCGTCACATCCTATCCCAGGAGGGCGTGCGGGGCCTCTACCGGGGCATTGCCCCCAACTTCATGAAGGTTATCCCTGCTGTGAGCATCTCCTATGTGGTCTACGAGAACATGAAGCAGGCCCTGGGGGTCACGTCCAG GCTGATCACAACCCCCAGAGCCTGGCCTCTCTCTCTTAGGGCCGGCAAGCAGGCAATCTGA
- the SLC25A23 gene encoding mitochondrial adenyl nucleotide antiporter SLC25A23 isoform X5: MRGGPGEAERRQRWGRLFEELDSNKDGRVDIRELRQGLARLGGGDPDRGAQQGISPEGDTDPDGSLDLEEFILYLQEREQRLLLLFHSLDRNQDGQIDVSEIQQSFRALGISISLEQAEKILHSMDRDGTMTIDWQEWRDHFLLHSLENVEDVLYFWKHSTVLDIGECLTVPDEFSEQEKLTGMWWKQLVAGAVAGAVSRTGTAPLDRLKVFMQVHASKTNQLNILGGLRSMIQEGGVRSLWRGNGINVLKIAPESAIKFMAYEQIKRAIRGQQETLHVQERFVAGSLAGATAQTIIYPMEVLKTRLTLRRTGQYKGLLDCAWQILEREGPHAFYRGYLPNVLGIIPYAGIDLAVYETLKNRWLQQYSHDSADPGILVLLACGTISSTCGQIASYPLALVRTRMQAQASIEGAPQLSMLGLLRHILSQEGVRGLYRGIAPNFMKVIPAVSISYVVYENMKQALGVTSRAGKQAI; the protein is encoded by the exons ATGCGGGGGGGCCCGGGCGAGGCCGAGCGGCGTCAGCGCTGGGGTCGCCTCTTCGAAGAGCTGGACAGTAACAAGGATGGTCGCGTGGACATCCGCGAGTTGCGCCAGGGACTGGCCCGGCTGGGCGGGGGCGATCCGGACCGCGGCGCCCAACAG GGCATCTCCCCTGAGGGTGACACTGACCCAGATGGCAGCCTTGACCTGGAGGAGTTTATCCTCTACCTGCAGGAGCGGGAACAGCGCCTTCTACTTCTGTTCCACAGTCTGGACCGGAATCAGGATG GTCAGATTGACGTCTCTGAGATCCAGCAGAGTTTCCGAGCCCTgggtatttccatctctctggAACAGGCAGAGAAAATCCTGCACAG caTGGACCGTGATGGCACCATGACCATTGACTGGCAGGAGTGGCGTGACCACTTCCTGTTGCATTCACTGGAGAACGTGGAAGATGTGCTGTATTTCTGGAAGCATTCCACG GTCCTGGATATTGGTGAGTGCCTGACTGTCCCGGATGAGTTCTCGGAGCAGGAGAAGCTGACTGGCATGTGGTGGAAGCAGCTGGTGGCGGGCGCGGTGGCGGGGGCTGTGTCCCGGACAGGCACAGCCCCTCTGGACCGCCTCAAGGTCTTCATGCAG GTCCACGCCTCTAAGACCAACCAGCTGAACATCCTGGGGGGCCTCCGGAGCATGATCCAAGAGGGGGGCGTGCGCTCCCTATGGCGTGGCAATGGGATTAATGTGCTCAAGATTGCACCTGAGTCGGCAATCAAGTTCATGGCCTATGAGCAG ATCAAGCGGGCCATCCGGGGGCAACAGGAGACACTGCATGTGCAGGAGCGCTTTGTGGCTGGCTCCCTGGCTGGTGCCACAGCCCAAACCATCATCTACCCCATGGAG GTGCTGAAGACACGGCTGACCCTTCGCCGGACGGGCCAGTACAAGGGACTGCTGGACTGCGCGTGGCAGATCCTGGAGAGAGAAGGGCCCCATGCCTTCTACCGTGGCTACCTGCCCAACGTCCTGGGCATCATCCCATACGCGGGCATCGACCTGGCCGTCTACGAG accctgaagAACCGGTGGCTCCAGCAGTATAGCCACGACTCAGCTGACCCGGGCATCCTCGTCCTCCTGGCCTGTGGCACCATCTCCAGCACGTGCGGCCAGATAGCCAGCTACCCACTGGCCCTGGTCCGGACCCGCATGCAGGCCCAAG cctccattGAGGGAGCCCCCCAGCTCTCCATGCTGGGTCTCCTCCGTCACATCCTATCCCAGGAGGGCGTGCGGGGCCTCTACCGGGGCATTGCCCCCAACTTCATGAAGGTTATCCCTGCTGTGAGCATCTCCTATGTGGTCTACGAGAACATGAAGCAGGCCCTGGGGGTCACGTCCAG GGCCGGCAAGCAGGCAATCTGA
- the SLC25A23 gene encoding mitochondrial adenyl nucleotide antiporter SLC25A23 isoform X4, with the protein MRGGPGEAERRQRWGRLFEELDSNKDGRVDIRELRQGLARLGGGDPDRGAQQGISPEGDTDPDGSLDLEEFILYLQEREQRLLLLFHSLDRNQDGQIDVSEIQQSFRALGISISLEQAEKILHSMDRDGTMTIDWQEWRDHFLLHSLENVEDVLYFWKHSTVLDIGECLTVPDEFSEQEKLTGMWWKQLVAGAVAGAVSRTGTAPLDRLKVFMQVHASKTNQLNILGGLRSMIQEGGVRSLWRGNGINVLKIAPESAIKFMAYEQVLKTRLTLRRTGQYKGLLDCAWQILEREGPHAFYRGYLPNVLGIIPYAGIDLAVYETLKNRWLQQYSHDSADPGILVLLACGTISSTCGQIASYPLALVRTRMQAQASIEGAPQLSMLGLLRHILSQEGVRGLYRGIAPNFMKVIPAVSISYVVYENMKQALGVTSSCLRHRIQCPQALLDPRSPALNWRILDPLLRVLDLQAQPLDSGSQETSATVS; encoded by the exons ATGCGGGGGGGCCCGGGCGAGGCCGAGCGGCGTCAGCGCTGGGGTCGCCTCTTCGAAGAGCTGGACAGTAACAAGGATGGTCGCGTGGACATCCGCGAGTTGCGCCAGGGACTGGCCCGGCTGGGCGGGGGCGATCCGGACCGCGGCGCCCAACAG GGCATCTCCCCTGAGGGTGACACTGACCCAGATGGCAGCCTTGACCTGGAGGAGTTTATCCTCTACCTGCAGGAGCGGGAACAGCGCCTTCTACTTCTGTTCCACAGTCTGGACCGGAATCAGGATG GTCAGATTGACGTCTCTGAGATCCAGCAGAGTTTCCGAGCCCTgggtatttccatctctctggAACAGGCAGAGAAAATCCTGCACAG caTGGACCGTGATGGCACCATGACCATTGACTGGCAGGAGTGGCGTGACCACTTCCTGTTGCATTCACTGGAGAACGTGGAAGATGTGCTGTATTTCTGGAAGCATTCCACG GTCCTGGATATTGGTGAGTGCCTGACTGTCCCGGATGAGTTCTCGGAGCAGGAGAAGCTGACTGGCATGTGGTGGAAGCAGCTGGTGGCGGGCGCGGTGGCGGGGGCTGTGTCCCGGACAGGCACAGCCCCTCTGGACCGCCTCAAGGTCTTCATGCAG GTCCACGCCTCTAAGACCAACCAGCTGAACATCCTGGGGGGCCTCCGGAGCATGATCCAAGAGGGGGGCGTGCGCTCCCTATGGCGTGGCAATGGGATTAATGTGCTCAAGATTGCACCTGAGTCGGCAATCAAGTTCATGGCCTATGAGCAG GTGCTGAAGACACGGCTGACCCTTCGCCGGACGGGCCAGTACAAGGGACTGCTGGACTGCGCGTGGCAGATCCTGGAGAGAGAAGGGCCCCATGCCTTCTACCGTGGCTACCTGCCCAACGTCCTGGGCATCATCCCATACGCGGGCATCGACCTGGCCGTCTACGAG accctgaagAACCGGTGGCTCCAGCAGTATAGCCACGACTCAGCTGACCCGGGCATCCTCGTCCTCCTGGCCTGTGGCACCATCTCCAGCACGTGCGGCCAGATAGCCAGCTACCCACTGGCCCTGGTCCGGACCCGCATGCAGGCCCAAG cctccattGAGGGAGCCCCCCAGCTCTCCATGCTGGGTCTCCTCCGTCACATCCTATCCCAGGAGGGCGTGCGGGGCCTCTACCGGGGCATTGCCCCCAACTTCATGAAGGTTATCCCTGCTGTGAGCATCTCCTATGTGGTCTACGAGAACATGAAGCAGGCCCTGGGGGTCACGTCCAG CTGCCTCAGGCACCGGATCCAGTGTCCTCAGGCATTGCTGGATCCTAGATCCCCAGCCCTAAACTGGCGGATCCTAGATCCTCTGCTTCGAGTCCTGGATCTCCAAGCTCAACCACTGGACTCTGGATCTCAAGAAACCTCAGCCACGGTATCCTGA